actttttttttgcgTATCTACAAATTTTTCAATGAAAATGAATCAAAGGATCAGCCTCGGCGAATGATTTTATATATGCTTATGATTATAAACAATGTTTTAATCCATCTTACAAGTTTTAATGGCTTAAATTGCAGGCTGGATCATATCTATACCATGCACATTATGGAATTCAAAGAGAAGCCGGGTTATATGGATCGATTATTGTATCGGTTCCTAACGGAGTTTCTGAGCCCTTTGCCTATGATTATGACAGAAGCATTATCCTTAATGACTGGTACCACAAAAGCACTTATGAACAAGCTACTGGCTTGTCCTCCATACCTTTTGTTTGGGTTGGGGAGCCTCAGGTAAATGCCTATTTTCATTGATCAAAACTACATAAGTGCATACTAAATTTACACTGTTGGTAATGTACATTCCATTAACTTTGCAGTCACTTCTGATCAATGGAAGAGGGAGATTCAACTGCTCTCTACTAGAGACTCCTAGCCTAGAAGTCGCGGTCTGTAATGCGACAAATCCCGACTGTTCTCCCTATATTCTGACAGTAATCCCCGGAAAAACATACCGATTAAGGATTGGTAGCTTGACCTCTCTATCAGCTCTAAGTTTTCAAATTGAGGTAAATATAACTCAATACTCACCAAGTCTCTAATAGTTccaattatgttaaaaaatttcaaGGCTTGTATTTATTAGTGACAAAATTAAATGCTATGCAGGGTCACAATATGACTGTTGTTGAAGCCGATGGGCATTATGTGGAGCCATTTGAGACCCAAAACCTATACATTTACTCCGGCGAGACCTATTCTGTCCTGGTAAAGGCAAACCAAAACCCATCAAGAAACTACTGGATGACTACAAACGTTGTTAGTCGGAAACCTGCAACCCCAACCGCCCTAGCAATCCTCAATTACTATTCAAACTACCCCAAGAAATCTCCTCCAACTCTTCCGACCGCAGGACCCCTATGGAACGAAACTGCACAAAGATTGGCACAAAGTCTTTCACTCAAAGCCCACAAAAATTTCACTCACACTCCTCCTCTCACTTCAGACAAAGTGATTGTGCTTCtcaacacacaaaacaagatAGATGGAGTCTACAGATGGTCCTTAAACAACGTATCTTTCTCTCTTCCCCACACACCTTACTTGGTAGCCCTAAAAGAAAATGTAAACCTAAATCGCGTTTTCGACCAAAACCCTCCTCCGGAAAACTACGACTTCGAGAACTACGACATTTATAGCGTTGCTAAGAATGTAAATGCTACTTCAAGCAATGGGATATACCGGTTGTGGTTCAACAGCACGGTGGATGTTATATTGCAGAATGCAAACACTATGACAGTGAACAACAGCGAGACGCATCCGTGGCATCTCCATGGACATGATTTTTGGGTGCTGGGATACGGGACAGGCAAGTTTGACATCAAGAAGGATGTGGGGAAGTACAATCTTGTGAATCCGATTATGAAGAACACAGTGCCGGTACATCCTTACGGTTGGACTGCATTGAGATTTAGAGCTGATAATCCAGGTGTTTGGGCATTTCATTGCCATATAGAGTCACATTTCTATATGGGAATGGGGGTGGTGTTTGAAGAAGGGGTGGAGAAGGTGGGAAAGCTGCCCTCTTCTGTTATGGGCTGTGGAGAAACCAAAGGTTTCCATACACCATAGAAATTAGTGATTCTTTTCTAAGGATACGAGCAAATCATTTTTCCATGTAttaatcatattcaattttaaagaaATTCAATTAAACCTTGGAAAATCGTGGTTGAGAGCATCACTAACCCTCCGCTGGAAGTCTTGTGTTCTAATCGTTCTCTTCCCTGCTATtgcttgtatataaaaaaaaatttgttagtaACATTTAATTCATTTATTAGATAATCGTAATTTGCCacctgttgttgttgtttttttttttttttttttttaagaaaaaaaattcatttatggGCGAAGGATAAATGTTCAAAAAATTCATAGACTCATGGTGAGACTGAAAAATCATGAATTCACTgtaattaaaaatttgtaattgtAGCATTGCTAATGAGAATAGAGTGAAGAAAACTGATTTTCCAATTCTGCCACCATTTAAGTTCAACATGAAGAATAAGAAATTACACTCagcaaaataaaaatgattaaaacgAAGAACGATCGCGATGGGACTCGAACCCACAATCTCCCGCTCCGGAGGCGAGCGCCTTATCCATTAGGCCACGCGATCGTGGATGAGAACTTTGTCAAACTATTAGATGACGTACTTTTAAACTTGGTATTGACGAGGTCATGTAACTCTCATAATTTTGAGATTCCAAAATTAGAATTGAATTCATTTCCAAAACTTTTTGTATTATATTTAGAAACATATTCGATCCGTTCCGACCGAAAATCAGGCCTAGTTCCATCCAATCTGTTTAGGGTTTAATAGAATTTTCAGAAGAAGCATTGAACGTGTCAATGATTGATCTACAAACAAAACTCGAAGATTCATAAACATGGCAACGCCGCTACTAACACAAAATTGTGGCCAGCGACTAGGTTATATATGAATATCATCCTCCAAAAATTCATAGAAAAAAATGTCATCCAATTCCGAGTGGAAACACATTCACAAATTACACGGCCAAAACCATGCTGTGTTAAATGACATTGTcattaataaaagaaaacttGTGCTAGCTATGTAACTTATTGTATGGGACTTCCCAGGCCTGCTGCCTATCTTGAACAATTTCATAAACACTTTTCAGACTGAGTACAATTTCTCAAGAACCATTCTTGACCTTGTATCGATAACAAACGCGTTTCTTCTTCATCAATGATCCGTTCTCAATTGTTAAAACAACGTTTCCAGGTTCGCTGTTCGTGAAAGAATTTCGGAGAGAACCCTCTTGCGCACCAACCCTCCTGCCCTTTTGAATGATAATGCCATATGATCCCTCATCAGTTGGAAAGAATTCTTCCTTGTAGTGTACTTCCCAACCCAACACGGTAACTTCCCACATTAAAGTTGTTCCTGCCTGTTTCGCATCAACATATTATTATGGTTTCGGGTTTGATATATAGTAGCCATAagattgaataaattttttttgagtGCACATACCTCTGGTACAGGGATTTGAATAGTTTCTGATGATGATTGATAAACAGTAATCTCTGCGGAAGCATCTTCAGTTGAGAAATCAGACTCATCTTCCCGCTTCAGCCCGCCATAATGGACCGGTAGTTCCTCTGCAGCTATATACCTGTAATGAAGAATCATAAGTTTTAGTTCACTACTTTCTAATAGGTCAATCAACAAGGAGTGATGTATGAAGCTAAGGATGTTACTTGAGCAAGATTTCCGTGACCCTGGACGGGCGTGCGAAGACAACTTTGCTGTTGGTTCTTGGAGTTAAGAAAGGCAATAGGACAGCGCTAGTAGCGCTTAAGGCATAGTACCAGAATGGAACATTGATGAAGATCTACACcaaaatgtaaaatgtaccattaCTTGCATTGCAAGGCAtgatataaagaaaattgtatggATGAAAATTTGAAGGCTCATGAAAAGAAGGATCTTACATTTCTTGCAACAAATTCAGGATAGTTGTCCTGAAGTATCCCGACAACCTGCTTTGTAGCATGTCGAAGCTCTTTCTTAGAAGGACCAGGCATGTCCTTAAGATCATTGACTAGGAGGATTGAGGACACTCCACCAGGCTTAAAGTCGAGATTCTGAATTGCTTTCTCCATCAGTTGAACCCTCCGCCTTATAAACATATAGCGATTCTCTTCAGTCCCTAGTATTTTGTCATACACCCCTTCATCCCCGAGCAGCTTAAAATTGCTATAACAAACCGGATGTCCTTCACGACCCACACCATTCATACACCCTATGGAACCAAGATCATCGCCAAATTCTTCATCCAAGATCGAATCCACCTTGTTGTCCTTCCTCCACTGGAGCGTATTCCTCAACATCTCGAAAGCATCATAGACATCGAACTCCCTGGCCCTCAAGAACTTCAATAGTATCACATCAGTGCCACTATCTCCTTTACTAGGCAATAAGGGTACTCCCCAAATTGTGATATCCTTTTCGATGACGTCAAGCTTTCTATCCTGATCAATAGCCTCATTGTTGTTCTCTTTCAAGCCTTCTTCTGCCTTTTCCGCATTTTCCTCGTCTTCTTGCTTGGAAGGTTTATCACCGTCttgtttctcttcttttacCACTAACTTTTCTTCTACCTCCTTAGAGCCTTCCTTCTCCTCCACAGTTTTTTCCACGACTATTTCATCTCCTATACCCTCATTTATTTTTCCACCTTCCTTCTCCGATATCTTTcccttttcttcaatttcttttacttTCGTCAAactgtctttctctttctcagcTTCTTTCATAAAATTTTCCTCTCCTTTCACCTCATTGATTTTCTTCTCCTCCCCACCTGCCTTCTCAGATATCTTTCCCTTTTCTTCAACCTCTTCTACTTTCTCGgaactttctttctctttctcagcTTCCTTCACAGGCTCactctctatttctttctctttctctccacCTTCCTTCTCCAATACCTTTTCCTTCTCATGCTCTaccattttcttcttatttccCTTAAACAACTTGTTCTCAAGTATTGCGTTTTCGAGCTTCGATCTCAGCTCCATCAAAGCCCTTTTCTCCTGCTCTTTTAAGTCCCAGAATGATGAGcttttctcaactttttcaaCCTGATCattgttcttcttctcttccaATACCACATCCTCAATTTCTCCTTCTTTAGCCTTCTCCTCCACCA
This genomic stretch from Pyrus communis chromosome 2, drPyrComm1.1, whole genome shotgun sequence harbors:
- the LOC137727097 gene encoding L-ascorbate oxidase-like, which gives rise to MVGILECRTLVKLLVLCHLIFLVTVSKVEARIRHYRWELKYEYKSPDCFKKLVITINGGTPGPKILAQQGDTVVVELKNSLLTENVAIHWHGIRQIGTPWSDGTEGVTQCPILPGDTFIYKFVVDRAGSYLYHAHYGIQREAGLYGSIIVSVPNGVSEPFAYDYDRSIILNDWYHKSTYEQATGLSSIPFVWVGEPQSLLINGRGRFNCSLLETPSLEVAVCNATNPDCSPYILTVIPGKTYRLRIGSLTSLSALSFQIEGHNMTVVEADGHYVEPFETQNLYIYSGETYSVLVKANQNPSRNYWMTTNVVSRKPATPTALAILNYYSNYPKKSPPTLPTAGPLWNETAQRLAQSLSLKAHKNFTHTPPLTSDKVIVLLNTQNKIDGVYRWSLNNVSFSLPHTPYLVALKENVNLNRVFDQNPPPENYDFENYDIYSVAKNVNATSSNGIYRLWFNSTVDVILQNANTMTVNNSETHPWHLHGHDFWVLGYGTGKFDIKKDVGKYNLVNPIMKNTVPVHPYGWTALRFRADNPGVWAFHCHIESHFYMGMGVVFEEGVEKVGKLPSSVMGCGETKGFHTP